In a single window of the Deinococcus aetherius genome:
- a CDS encoding butyrate kinase has product MIAHVVNPGSSSVKLACATVLPGDNPDLPGQLRVSLTRAEVPLPVPPGEDDLETLTRAVLEATADWPAPDALVARGGWLGQVRAGTYRVTPELARFAASAGNDAAGLGGALALAVADVRGVPAFVVDPQSVNELLPEARVTGVAGVSREARFHALNARVVARRAAHEVGKRLQDARVVVAHLGATTSVTAFDGGRAVDTTGTGPDGGPLGALQAGPLPVGALLRLARERTDAEVRRLLAAGSGFLALTGTANLRELEVREATDQGVQAATAAFVHGACKAIGEQCGALPARPDAIALTGGIARWDSLVDRVERRVAWIAPVIVIPGELELEALAEGAGRVLLGLEPPREWTPPAPGNS; this is encoded by the coding sequence ATGATCGCGCATGTGGTCAATCCCGGTTCCAGCAGCGTGAAGCTCGCGTGCGCGACCGTTCTGCCGGGCGACAACCCCGACCTGCCCGGCCAGTTGCGGGTCAGCCTCACCCGAGCGGAGGTGCCCCTGCCCGTGCCGCCCGGCGAGGACGACCTGGAGACGCTGACGCGCGCCGTGCTGGAGGCGACCGCCGACTGGCCCGCCCCCGACGCGCTCGTGGCCCGGGGGGGCTGGCTGGGGCAGGTGCGGGCGGGGACGTACCGGGTTACCCCCGAGCTGGCCCGGTTCGCCGCCTCGGCGGGGAACGACGCGGCGGGGCTGGGCGGGGCGCTCGCGCTCGCCGTCGCGGACGTGCGGGGAGTACCTGCCTTCGTGGTGGACCCCCAGAGCGTGAATGAGTTGCTGCCCGAGGCCCGCGTGACGGGAGTGGCGGGCGTGAGCCGCGAGGCCCGCTTCCACGCGCTCAACGCCCGGGTGGTCGCCCGCCGCGCCGCGCACGAGGTGGGCAAGCGGCTTCAGGACGCCCGCGTGGTCGTCGCGCACCTGGGGGCCACCACCAGCGTGACGGCCTTCGACGGCGGGCGTGCGGTCGATACGACGGGCACCGGCCCCGACGGCGGCCCGCTGGGGGCACTCCAGGCCGGGCCGCTGCCCGTGGGCGCCCTGCTCCGTCTCGCCCGGGAGCGGACTGACGCCGAGGTGCGCCGCCTTCTCGCCGCCGGGAGCGGCTTTCTGGCGCTGACGGGCACCGCGAACCTGCGGGAGCTGGAGGTGCGGGAGGCGACCGACCAGGGCGTGCAGGCCGCCACCGCCGCCTTCGTGCATGGGGCGTGCAAGGCCATCGGCGAGCAGTGCGGGGCGCTCCCGGCTCGCCCGGACGCCATCGCCCTGACAGGGGGCATCGCCCGCTGGGACAGCCTCGTGGACCGCGTCGAGCGGCGGGTTGCCTGGATCGCCCCCGTGATCGTGATTCCCGGCGAACTCGAACTCGAAGCGCTCGCCGAGGGCGCGGGCCGGGTGCTCCTGGGGCTGGAGCCGCCGCGCGAGTGGACGCCGCCCGCTCCGGGGAACTCCTGA
- the hpf gene encoding ribosome hibernation-promoting factor, HPF/YfiA family, whose amino-acid sequence MHIYQLSGRNMDVTDALRDYVEEKLTRLDRFSDQITEARVTLTVRDVRDAARRNRVEVQLNVPNGVIRAEEHHADMYAAIDRASDVLERQLRKFKTRYMKRRQDALPEPAPDLAAGDVPVIDDDVEDFQPEIVRQKRFDLRPMSPEDAVTQMEALGHDFFVFKNMDTGTCAVVYRRRDGNYGLIEPS is encoded by the coding sequence GTGCACATCTACCAGCTCTCTGGCCGGAACATGGACGTGACCGACGCGCTGCGCGATTACGTCGAGGAAAAGCTCACGCGCCTGGACCGCTTCAGCGACCAGATCACCGAGGCGCGCGTGACCCTCACCGTGCGGGACGTGCGCGACGCCGCCCGGCGCAACCGCGTCGAGGTGCAGCTCAACGTTCCCAACGGCGTCATCCGCGCCGAGGAGCACCACGCCGACATGTACGCGGCCATCGACCGGGCGTCGGACGTGCTGGAGCGCCAGCTTCGCAAGTTCAAGACCCGCTACATGAAGCGCCGCCAGGACGCCCTCCCCGAGCCCGCCCCCGACCTCGCCGCCGGGGACGTGCCGGTCATTGACGACGACGTGGAGGACTTCCAGCCCGAGATCGTTCGGCAAAAGCGCTTCGACCTGCGTCCCATGAGCCCCGAGGACGCCGTCACCCAGATGGAGGCCCTGGGCCACGACTTCTTCGTCTTCAAGAACATGGACACGGGCACCTGCGCGGTCGTCTACCGCCGCCGCGACGGCAACTACGGGCTGATCGAGCCGAGCTGA
- a CDS encoding TetR/AcrR family transcriptional regulator, with protein MKVDRTEQDEARRERIARAAFELFARSGLDATSAQDIARAAYVSRTNLYRYYPSKVHMLLAHFERTVGETRDEAVRRLHAGAAPQAVWAHVTARMADLGVRYGHLVGAVGHAVLGARREQEPGEGIRTALTLVALVEPVLIAMRERGALRDGVNTQLLSALLVDACLLALLHGGYRDQREVLRDWQDRFSLLVNGALAPGLSVADVEGGLTLAPGQKGASNDAKD; from the coding sequence GTGAAGGTCGACCGGACGGAGCAGGACGAGGCGCGGCGCGAACGCATCGCCCGGGCCGCCTTCGAGCTGTTCGCCCGCAGCGGGCTCGACGCCACGAGCGCACAGGACATCGCCCGCGCGGCTTATGTCAGCCGCACGAACCTCTACCGCTACTACCCCAGCAAGGTCCACATGCTCCTCGCCCACTTCGAGCGCACCGTGGGCGAGACCCGCGACGAGGCGGTGCGGCGGCTGCACGCGGGGGCGGCCCCCCAGGCGGTTTGGGCTCACGTCACCGCCCGGATGGCCGACCTCGGCGTGCGTTACGGCCACCTCGTCGGCGCGGTCGGGCACGCCGTCCTGGGCGCGCGGCGCGAGCAGGAGCCCGGCGAGGGCATCCGCACGGCCCTGACCCTGGTGGCCCTCGTCGAGCCCGTATTGATCGCCATGCGCGAGCGGGGGGCGCTGCGCGACGGGGTGAACACGCAGCTCCTCAGCGCCCTCCTGGTGGACGCCTGCCTCCTCGCGCTGCTCCACGGCGGCTACCGCGACCAGCGCGAGGTGCTGCGCGACTGGCAGGACCGCTTCAGCCTGCTGGTGAACGGGGCGCTGGCCCCCGGGCTGAGCGTGGCGGACGTGGAAGGTGGGCTGACCCTGGCCCCCGGGCAGAAGGGCGCCTCGAACGACGCCAAGGACTGA
- the pgi gene encoding glucose-6-phosphate isomerase, translated as MTSPAAAGPLTQLPAWRALQSHFREVEGLHLRDLFASDPARGERLTAEGAGLYLDYSKNRVTDETLRLLLNLAREAGVDSRRDAMFAGERINVTENRAVLHTALRAPRGSEVLVDGRNVVPEVHEVLDRMAAFADSVRSGEWLGFTGRPIRNIVNIGIGGSDLGPVMAYEALKFYSRRDLTLRFVSNVDGTDLTEKTRDLDPEETLFIVSSKTFTTQETMANATSARAWLLGALGDDAAVARHFVAVSTNAEGVSKFGIDTNNMFGFWDWVGGRYSVGSAIGLSLMIAVGPEAFREFLAGLHDMDEHFRTAPPERNLPMLTGLLGLWYRDFFDAQTHAVLPYDQYLMYFPAYLQQLDMESNGKHVTLDGRNVDYQTGPVVWGQPGTNGQHAFYQLIHQGTSLIPCDFIGFCQTLNPLHTGSQPPHHDLLMANVFAQTEALAFGKTQAEVEAEGVAVGLAPHRVFEGNRPTNTILADRLTPRTLGALIALYEHKVFVQGAIWNINSFDQWGVELGKVLAGKIVPELQAQEEPQLSHDSSTNALIRRYRDRRG; from the coding sequence ATGACCTCCCCTGCCGCCGCCGGTCCCCTGACGCAGCTCCCGGCCTGGAGGGCGCTGCAAAGCCACTTCCGCGAGGTCGAGGGCCTGCACCTGCGCGACCTCTTCGCCTCGGACCCCGCGCGGGGCGAGCGCCTGACGGCCGAGGGAGCGGGCCTTTACCTCGACTACTCCAAGAACCGGGTGACGGACGAAACGTTGCGCCTGCTGCTCAACCTCGCGCGGGAGGCGGGGGTGGACTCAAGGCGGGACGCCATGTTCGCGGGCGAGCGCATCAACGTGACCGAGAACCGGGCGGTGCTCCACACGGCCCTGCGCGCTCCCCGGGGCTCGGAGGTTCTGGTGGACGGCCGCAACGTCGTCCCCGAGGTTCACGAGGTCCTGGACCGCATGGCCGCCTTCGCCGACTCCGTGCGCTCCGGCGAGTGGCTGGGCTTCACCGGGCGGCCCATCCGCAACATTGTGAACATCGGGATCGGGGGCTCGGACCTGGGACCCGTGATGGCCTACGAGGCGCTGAAGTTCTACTCGCGGCGCGACCTCACCCTGCGCTTCGTCTCCAACGTGGACGGCACCGACCTCACCGAGAAGACCCGCGACCTCGACCCCGAAGAGACGCTGTTCATCGTGTCGAGCAAGACCTTCACCACCCAGGAGACGATGGCGAACGCGACGAGCGCGCGGGCGTGGCTGCTGGGCGCGCTCGGGGACGACGCGGCGGTCGCCCGGCACTTCGTCGCGGTGAGCACGAACGCGGAGGGGGTCTCGAAATTCGGCATCGACACGAACAACATGTTCGGCTTCTGGGACTGGGTGGGGGGCCGCTACAGCGTCGGCAGCGCCATCGGCCTGAGCCTGATGATCGCGGTCGGGCCGGAGGCTTTCCGCGAGTTCCTGGCCGGGCTGCACGATATGGACGAGCACTTCCGCACGGCGCCGCCCGAGCGCAACCTCCCCATGCTGACCGGGCTGCTCGGCCTGTGGTACCGCGATTTCTTCGACGCGCAGACGCACGCCGTCCTGCCCTACGACCAATATCTGATGTACTTCCCGGCCTACCTCCAGCAGCTCGACATGGAGAGCAACGGCAAGCACGTCACGTTGGACGGGCGCAACGTGGACTACCAGACGGGGCCGGTCGTCTGGGGCCAGCCGGGCACGAACGGGCAGCACGCCTTCTACCAGCTCATCCACCAGGGGACCAGCCTGATTCCCTGCGACTTCATCGGCTTCTGCCAGACGCTCAACCCCCTGCACACCGGGAGCCAGCCGCCGCACCACGACCTGCTGATGGCGAACGTCTTCGCGCAGACCGAGGCCCTCGCCTTCGGGAAAACGCAGGCGGAGGTGGAGGCGGAGGGCGTCGCGGTTGGCCTGGCGCCGCACCGGGTCTTCGAGGGGAACCGGCCCACCAACACCATCCTCGCCGACCGCCTGACCCCGCGCACGCTGGGCGCCCTGATCGCCCTGTACGAGCACAAGGTCTTCGTGCAGGGGGCGATCTGGAACATCAACTCCTTCGACCAGTGGGGCGTGGAACTCGGCAAGGTCCTCGCCGGGAAGATCGTGCCCGAGCTTCAGGCGCAGGAGGAGCCGCAGCTCTCGCACGACTCCAGCACGAACGCGCTGATCCGGCGCTACCGGGACCGGCGGGGGTAA
- a CDS encoding DUF421 domain-containing protein — MDAVLRGAVIYLFLTVIFRVAGKRALSQITTFDLVLLLIISETTQQALLGEDFSVTAALLLILTLVGLDIAFALWKGRSARLDRLIDSVPVLLVENGQPLKDRMDRAQVDEDDVLSSARKSQGLERLDQIKYAILERDGSISVIPQDPGG, encoded by the coding sequence GTGGACGCCGTCTTGCGCGGGGCCGTCATCTACCTCTTCCTGACCGTGATCTTCCGGGTGGCGGGCAAGCGGGCCCTCTCGCAGATCACGACCTTCGACCTCGTGCTGCTGCTCATCATCTCCGAGACGACCCAGCAGGCCCTCCTGGGCGAGGACTTCTCGGTCACCGCCGCCCTGCTCCTGATCCTGACGCTGGTGGGGCTCGACATCGCCTTCGCCCTGTGGAAGGGGCGCTCAGCCCGGCTCGACCGTCTGATCGACAGCGTGCCCGTCCTCCTCGTGGAGAACGGCCAGCCCCTGAAAGACCGCATGGACCGGGCGCAGGTGGACGAGGACGACGTGCTCTCCTCCGCCCGCAAGTCACAGGGCCTGGAGCGGCTCGACCAGATCAAGTACGCCATCCTGGAGCGCGACGGCAGCATCTCGGTCATCCCGCAGGACCCGGGCGGCTGA